In Crinalium epipsammum PCC 9333, the following are encoded in one genomic region:
- the crtR gene encoding beta-carotene hydroxylase, with product MSEAAKPLTVPKELLSPPGKFNRTLLMFLTALAMVAISTVGYWYWEWPHWCCFSTNVIALHMAGTVIHDASHNSAHRNRIANALMGHGSALMLGFAFPVFTRVHMQHHAHVNDPDNDPDHFVSTGGPLWLIAARFLYHEIFFFKRRLWRKYELLEWFLSRLFVGSIVYYAVSHEILGYILNFWFSPALVVGLALGLFFDYLPHRPFQERDRWKNARVYPSRILNLLILGQNYHLIHHLWPSIPWYNYQAAYYATQPLLDSKGSYQTLGLLQGKDFRNFVYDLFLGIRFHKKDSVKQVEKVS from the coding sequence ATGTCGGAGGCAGCAAAGCCACTGACTGTTCCTAAAGAATTGCTCAGTCCACCTGGAAAGTTTAATCGGACGCTACTGATGTTTTTAACAGCATTAGCGATGGTAGCAATTTCTACAGTTGGTTACTGGTACTGGGAGTGGCCTCACTGGTGCTGTTTTAGTACTAATGTGATTGCCTTGCACATGGCAGGAACAGTGATTCATGATGCTTCTCATAATTCGGCGCATCGAAATCGGATAGCTAATGCACTGATGGGACATGGTAGTGCGCTGATGTTAGGCTTTGCCTTTCCAGTATTTACACGAGTGCATATGCAGCATCATGCCCATGTCAATGATCCAGACAATGATCCGGATCATTTTGTGTCTACTGGGGGGCCATTGTGGTTAATTGCTGCACGCTTTCTTTACCATGAGATTTTTTTCTTTAAGCGGCGTTTATGGCGTAAATATGAGTTACTTGAATGGTTTTTAAGCCGTTTATTTGTGGGAAGTATAGTTTATTACGCTGTTAGCCATGAAATTCTAGGTTATATACTCAATTTTTGGTTTTCACCCGCGTTGGTGGTAGGTTTAGCGTTAGGATTGTTTTTTGATTATTTACCTCACCGCCCGTTTCAAGAGCGCGATCGCTGGAAAAATGCTAGGGTTTATCCTAGTCGGATTCTAAATCTGCTGATTTTGGGGCAGAATTACCATCTAATTCATCATTTATGGCCAAGTATTCCTTGGTATAACTATCAAGCTGCTTACTATGCGACTCAGCCTTTGTTAGATTCAAAAGGGTCTTATCAAACTTTAGGTTTACTTCAAGGCAAGGATTTTCGCAACTTTGTATATGACCTATTTTTAGGAATTCGTTTTCATAAGAAAGATTCTGTCAAGCAAGTAGAAAAGGTGTCATAG
- a CDS encoding COP23 domain-containing protein gives MSLKLYSPATRLQNLALKGIGLSAGVAFLFSGSAVLAQVGADIQVDTVPTSGGTTNTGTGSVTTTNDTRFTCQLNSGVPTVMYIPEDQTQPYAWATPKALGGGWTALKRCDAISQRLEEYRPYGLVDLRTSVQNGYNTICALTERDSACRIVFTVPPGQDAETTLASVFQNLASADSGQITNAVNTYTNRNGLDLLNGLLGRGTSGQVRNTAKTRVSNIYLKPFLSVKDGGTLRSTTKKPANTQTKPRIFQRR, from the coding sequence ATGTCACTCAAATTGTATAGTCCTGCTACTCGGCTTCAGAATTTAGCTCTTAAAGGAATTGGTTTATCTGCTGGAGTAGCCTTTTTATTCAGTGGCAGCGCCGTTTTAGCTCAAGTTGGTGCTGATATTCAGGTAGACACAGTGCCAACATCTGGAGGTACAACAAACACAGGCACAGGAAGCGTCACAACCACTAACGATACACGCTTTACCTGCCAGCTAAATAGTGGTGTACCCACTGTAATGTATATTCCAGAAGATCAAACTCAACCTTATGCCTGGGCGACACCGAAGGCATTAGGTGGAGGTTGGACAGCACTAAAGCGTTGTGATGCAATTAGCCAGCGTTTAGAAGAGTACCGACCATATGGCTTAGTGGACTTACGCACAAGTGTTCAAAATGGTTACAACACTATCTGTGCTTTGACAGAAAGAGATTCTGCTTGTCGGATTGTGTTTACAGTTCCTCCAGGTCAAGATGCAGAAACTACTTTAGCTAGCGTTTTCCAAAACTTGGCTTCTGCTGATAGTGGACAAATTACCAATGCTGTTAACACCTATACAAATCGTAACGGGCTTGATCTTTTGAATGGTTTGTTAGGTCGAGGTACTTCAGGGCAGGTTAGAAACACTGCTAAGACCCGTGTTAGTAACATTTATTTGAAGCCATTCTTGAGTGTAAAAGATGGTGGTACGTTGAGAAGTACTACTAAAAAGCCAGCAAATACCCAAACTAAACCACGAATATTCCAGCGTCGTTAA
- a CDS encoding Mu transposase C-terminal domain-containing protein, protein MATDNPNASGIVTELSHEAKLKLEIIESLLEPCDRQTYGERLKDAAKKLGKSVRTVQRLVQKWEAEGLLALTGTQRVDKGRHRISQDWQDFIIKTYRDGNKGSKRMSRKQVALRVEVRAKELGDEDYPNYRTVYRVLQPLIEAQEQKKGVRTPGWRGSQLSVKTRTGDDISVEYSNHVWQCDHTWVDVLVVDIEGEIIGRPWLTTVIDTYSRCILGIRVGFDAPSSQLVALALRHAMLPKNYGTEYELHCQWGTYGKPEYLFTDGGKDFRSEHLKQIGVQLGFTCILRDRPSEGGVVERPFGTLNTELFAGLPGYVGSNVQQRPEQAEKEACLTLPELEKRIVRYIVDNYNQRIDKRMGDQTRYQRWEAGLLATPDLIGERDLDICLMKQTNRSIYREGYIRFENLMYQGEHLAGYAGERVVLRYDPRDITSVLVYQPQKDKEVFLARAYATGLEAEQVSLEEVKASNQKIREKGKTISNHSILEEVRDRDIFVAKKKTKKERQKEEQKQLHSAVSKSQPVEVEPEPEIEDTPVPKKKPRVLNYDQLKEDYGW, encoded by the coding sequence ATGGCGACAGATAACCCTAATGCCTCTGGAATTGTGACCGAACTCTCGCATGAGGCGAAACTGAAGCTAGAAATTATTGAGAGTTTGCTGGAACCGTGCGATCGCCAAACCTACGGGGAACGTCTCAAAGATGCTGCCAAGAAGCTTGGCAAGTCAGTAAGAACGGTGCAGCGATTGGTACAAAAGTGGGAAGCAGAAGGTTTATTAGCCTTAACTGGCACACAGAGAGTGGATAAAGGTAGGCATCGGATTTCTCAAGATTGGCAAGACTTTATTATCAAAACCTATCGCGACGGCAATAAGGGTAGTAAGCGGATGTCCCGCAAGCAGGTGGCTTTGAGGGTAGAAGTTAGAGCTAAGGAATTAGGAGACGAAGATTATCCCAACTACCGCACCGTTTATCGAGTATTACAGCCCTTGATTGAGGCGCAAGAGCAAAAGAAAGGAGTTCGCACTCCAGGGTGGCGAGGTTCACAGTTATCGGTGAAAACCCGCACAGGTGATGATATTTCGGTGGAGTACAGCAACCATGTGTGGCAGTGTGACCATACTTGGGTCGATGTGCTAGTGGTTGATATAGAGGGAGAAATTATAGGTCGTCCTTGGTTGACAACTGTAATTGATACATACTCACGCTGCATTCTGGGCATTCGCGTGGGGTTTGATGCGCCAAGTTCTCAATTAGTAGCGTTGGCGTTGCGTCATGCGATGTTACCCAAAAACTATGGGACTGAGTATGAGTTGCATTGCCAATGGGGGACGTATGGCAAACCAGAATACTTATTTACAGATGGTGGTAAAGATTTTCGCTCGGAACACTTAAAGCAAATTGGCGTACAGTTAGGCTTTACTTGCATATTACGCGATCGCCCTAGTGAAGGTGGTGTGGTTGAGCGTCCGTTTGGGACTTTGAATACAGAGTTATTTGCAGGATTACCTGGATATGTTGGCTCAAATGTGCAGCAACGTCCAGAACAAGCGGAAAAGGAAGCTTGTTTAACTTTACCTGAACTAGAAAAGCGGATTGTTCGCTACATCGTAGATAACTACAATCAACGGATTGATAAGCGCATGGGAGATCAGACGCGCTATCAGCGTTGGGAAGCAGGTTTATTAGCGACACCAGATTTAATTGGTGAGCGAGATTTAGATATTTGTTTGATGAAGCAAACCAATCGCTCGATTTACCGAGAGGGTTATATCCGATTTGAGAATTTGATGTATCAAGGTGAGCATTTAGCAGGATATGCAGGGGAACGGGTGGTTTTGCGCTATGACCCTAGAGATATTACCAGTGTGCTGGTTTATCAACCGCAAAAAGATAAAGAAGTATTTTTAGCTAGGGCGTATGCGACTGGGTTAGAGGCAGAACAAGTATCGCTAGAAGAAGTTAAGGCAAGTAATCAGAAGATTCGGGAAAAAGGGAAAACGATTAGTAATCATTCGATTTTGGAGGAAGTACGAGACAGAGATATTTTTGTTGCCAAGAAAAAGACCAAGAAGGAACGACAGAAAGAAGAACAAAAACAATTACACTCTGCTGTCTCGAAATCCCAGCCTGTTGAGGTTGAACCAGAACCAGAGATTGAAGATACGCCAGTACCTAAAAAGAAACCCAGGGTATTGAATTATGACCAGTTAAAAGAGGATTATGGGTGGTAA
- a CDS encoding TniB family NTP-binding protein produces MAENKAQSVAEQLGEIKSLDAKLQAEIERLRGKTLLELEQVSKLHDWLEGKRRSRQSCRVVGESRTGKTVACDSYRLRHRPIQEVGKPPIVPVVYIQPPQECSSGELFRVIIEHLKYNMVKGTVGEIRSRTLQVLKRCGVEMLIIDEADRLKPKTFADVRDIFDNLGISVVLVGTDRLDTVIKRDEQVYNRFRASYHFGQLKGNKFKETVEIWEQDVLRLPVPSNLGSKPMLKILGEATGGYIGLMDMILREAGIRALEQGLTKIDRDTLKEVAQEYK; encoded by the coding sequence ATGGCAGAAAATAAAGCTCAATCTGTTGCCGAACAATTAGGAGAAATCAAGTCTCTAGATGCCAAATTACAAGCGGAAATTGAACGATTAAGAGGCAAAACTCTTTTAGAGTTGGAGCAGGTTAGCAAACTCCATGATTGGTTAGAAGGAAAGCGGCGATCGCGTCAATCTTGTCGAGTTGTAGGTGAGTCGCGAACAGGAAAGACTGTAGCTTGTGATTCTTATAGATTAAGGCATAGACCAATTCAAGAGGTAGGAAAACCGCCAATTGTACCTGTAGTGTATATTCAGCCTCCGCAAGAATGTAGTTCAGGAGAGTTATTTCGGGTGATTATTGAGCATCTAAAATACAATATGGTCAAGGGAACGGTAGGGGAAATTCGCAGTAGGACACTACAGGTTCTTAAACGCTGCGGTGTAGAAATGTTGATTATTGATGAAGCAGATCGGTTAAAGCCCAAGACTTTCGCTGATGTGCGGGATATTTTTGATAATTTGGGTATTTCTGTAGTCTTGGTAGGAACAGATCGCCTCGATACTGTGATTAAGAGAGATGAACAGGTTTATAACCGTTTCCGTGCTTCATATCATTTTGGTCAGTTAAAGGGAAATAAGTTTAAGGAAACAGTAGAGATCTGGGAACAAGATGTCTTGCGTTTACCTGTACCGTCCAATCTGGGTAGTAAGCCCATGTTAAAGATTCTGGGAGAAGCGACAGGGGGCTATATCGGGTTGATGGATATGATTTTACGCGAAGCAGGAATCAGGGCTTTAGAGCAGGGATTGACGAAGATTGATCGGGATACTTTGAAAGAGGTGGCGCAGGAGTATAAGTGA